The following proteins are encoded in a genomic region of Zea mays cultivar B73 chromosome 9, Zm-B73-REFERENCE-NAM-5.0, whole genome shotgun sequence:
- the LOC103638408 gene encoding uncharacterized protein yields MASMVRGAVTRAPWTSRSKGRKMAGEELEADAPMAVKARARARADHGKLLCRREEGHSEGRAPARVRTRGGPCEKEVEEGRRWSAASVREQWKSCPGWSSASSGWQWRQPDEWEVSVETPVERTELDVVLLLDELVYPVVKPAALLAPSHGTSTSLRALCPSSSPGRATTQSSGSSFLGRHPEIPAELALFFFLLGRSFPLLLAQQPWRAVPGSELLPCLAVGRSCHYLAPSSRSELHRRPAQQAARCSSSHEIPSVSPASTRSAQRCRSTAAAPCCAVDLSGSTVSASRFAESAQRRRVIVGTRALVDVTPCASLVGKEPKLMACMRGMSRPGPRDGDRATDVVPTTSCRWRTT; encoded by the exons ATGGCGTCCATGGTGAGGGGCGCGGTCACCAGGGCTCCATGGACGAGCAGGAGCAAAGGGAGGAAGATGGCCGGAGAGGAGCTTGAAGCTGATGCCCCGATGGCTGTGAAGGCACGAGCAAGGGCGCGCGCCGACCATGGGAAGCTCCTGTGTCGAAGGGAGGAGGGGCACAGCGAAGGAAGGGCACCTGCTCGCGTTCGGACCAGAGGAGGTCCCTGCGAGAAGGAGGTGGAAGAAGGGCGCCGGTGGTCTGCTGCTAGCGTGAGGGAGCAGTGGAAGAGCTGTCCTGGATGGAGCTCG gccTCGTCGGGGTGGCAATGGAGGCAACCTGATGAGTGGGAGGTGTCCGTGGAGACCCCTGTGGAGCGTACTGAGCTGGACGTGGTCCTCCTCCTGGACGAGTtggtgtaccctgtggtgaaaC CAGCAGCTCTGCTTGCCCCCTCCCATGGCACCTCCACCTCCCTGCGTGCCCTCTGCCCTTCTTCCTCCCCTGGCCGGGCTACTACGCAAAGCAGCGGCAGCAGCTTCCTTGGACGGCACCCAGAAATTCCAGCAGAGCTCGCCCTATTTTTTTTCCTCCTTGGCCGAAGTTTCCCCCTGCTGCTAGCTCAGCAACCATGGCGAGCAGTCCCCGGCAGCGAGCTCCTCCCTTGCCTTGCTGTCGGACGTTCCTGCCACTACCTCGCTCCATCGTCGCGCAGCGAACTCCATCGCCGACCTGCGCAGCAAGCTGCgcgctgcagcagcagccatgagaTCCCGTCCGTGTCGCCAGCGTCGACCCGATCTGCGCAGCGGTGCCGGTCCACCGCAGCAGCCCCATGCTGCGCCGTTGATCTGAGCGGTTCGACTGTCTCCGCGTCTCGCTTCGCCGAATCGGCGCAGCGCCGACGTGTCATCGTGGGAACCCGTG CCCTTGTCGACGTCACGCCTTGCGCATCGCTCGTCGGCAAAGAGCCCAAACTAATGGCATGCATGCGCGGCATGAGTCGGCCAG gaccgagagatggtgATCGAGCAACTgacgtggtgccaaccacaagctgCAGATGGAGGAcaacctaa